A DNA window from Paenibacillus andongensis contains the following coding sequences:
- the sleB gene encoding spore cortex-lytic enzyme, with protein sequence MKLIKKLVLVVLFASIGLGFTVSAWSQPTSAAGATLKQGSQNGDVWDAQFRLETLGYYQQSADGKYGPITAAAVRNFQYNYGLTVDGMIGAKTWETLRNYSVNQAELDMLAKVIYSEARGESYEGQVAVGAVVMNRLQSSKFPNSIQGIIFEPGAFTAVSDGQYWLKPDATAYMAAQDAVRGWDPTKGALYYFNPDTATSKWIWSRPQTVRIGHHIFAG encoded by the coding sequence ATGAAGTTGATCAAAAAACTCGTCCTTGTCGTGCTGTTTGCTTCGATTGGTTTAGGTTTTACCGTAAGTGCATGGAGCCAACCGACATCAGCGGCAGGGGCTACATTGAAGCAAGGCAGTCAAAACGGTGATGTCTGGGACGCTCAGTTCCGACTCGAGACTTTAGGCTACTATCAACAATCTGCAGATGGCAAATATGGTCCGATTACGGCTGCTGCTGTTCGCAATTTTCAATATAATTATGGTCTAACCGTTGACGGCATGATTGGAGCGAAAACATGGGAGACTTTGCGCAACTATTCGGTGAATCAAGCTGAATTGGATATGTTGGCGAAAGTGATTTACAGCGAGGCTCGCGGTGAATCCTATGAAGGACAAGTTGCCGTAGGGGCCGTTGTCATGAATCGTCTACAATCGAGTAAGTTCCCAAACTCCATTCAAGGCATTATATTTGAACCTGGGGCTTTTACAGCCGTTAGTGACGGCCAATACTGGCTGAAGCCGGATGCGACAGCCTACATGGCCGCGCAGGACGCTGTTCGCGGCTGGGACCCTACCAAGGGTGCCCTGTACTATTTTAATCCCGATACAGCGACGAGCAAATGGATCTGGTCACGTCCGCAGACTGTGCGGATTGGGCATCATATTTTTGCTGGGTAA
- a CDS encoding cation diffusion facilitator family transporter: MNKTASMLAIWISLASNIVLTALKIIVGLNFKSQVLIADGIHNAGDVIATATAYSSMRVSSKPADIDHPYGHGKAEVLGAFIVAIILGGAAIYMGYHSIHALFEPAGEAHIIAFIAAIISLVWKQILYIYTKRIGQKVNSKGLIATAYDHLADVYASIAASVGIGLALIGDHYDYSILAFGDPVAGIIVSFLVLKLAYEMGSESFDILMERSVSTAYIEQYAALIRSVPEVKRIDRLRAREHGHYILVDARLAVSGKLTIQEGHDISRRIKQKIKEAHSDVDEVLVHLNPWYEESATSDGD, from the coding sequence ATGAATAAGACAGCCTCGATGCTGGCGATCTGGATCAGTCTTGCCAGTAATATCGTGCTGACCGCCCTCAAAATCATCGTCGGCCTCAATTTCAAAAGCCAAGTGCTTATCGCGGACGGCATCCATAACGCGGGAGATGTCATAGCAACCGCAACGGCATATAGCTCGATGCGCGTTTCCTCCAAACCGGCGGATATTGATCATCCCTACGGTCATGGCAAAGCCGAGGTGCTCGGAGCCTTCATTGTCGCTATCATCTTAGGTGGAGCAGCCATTTATATGGGCTACCACTCCATTCATGCGCTTTTTGAGCCAGCAGGAGAGGCGCATATCATTGCATTTATCGCGGCGATCATTTCGCTAGTTTGGAAGCAAATTCTTTATATCTATACGAAGCGTATCGGCCAAAAGGTTAACAGCAAAGGATTAATTGCCACTGCATATGATCATTTAGCTGATGTATATGCTTCGATTGCGGCTTCGGTCGGCATAGGTTTGGCCTTAATCGGGGATCATTACGACTATAGCATATTGGCTTTTGGCGACCCTGTGGCTGGTATCATCGTTTCTTTTTTAGTGCTGAAATTGGCATACGAAATGGGCAGCGAGTCTTTCGATATTCTCATGGAGCGCAGTGTAAGTACGGCGTACATTGAACAATACGCGGCATTGATCCGATCAGTCCCAGAGGTTAAACGGATCGACCGCCTGCGCGCCAGAGAGCACGGTCATTACATATTAGTTGACGCCAGACTTGCTGTTTCAGGTAAATTAACCATCCAAGAAGGCCATGACATTAGCCGCCGTATTAAGCAAAAGATCAAAGAAGCGCATAGTGATGTGGATGAGGTGCTGGTACATTTGAATCCTTGGTATGAGGAGTCTGCTACATCAGACGGAGATTGA
- the uvsE gene encoding UV DNA damage repair endonuclease UvsE, with the protein MIIRLGYVAMSTVVKNASPSKTMTVTNFSKLLDRDAAIRKLERLGSENLQNTLRLLRHNRAHDIMVFRFSSRLIPLIGHEMLGDWDPITILSAEFQELGSYAKQSGMRVSFHPDHFTVLSTPKEDVLRKSVEDLERHTAMLNAMGLGVEAMCNIHVGGSYGDKEKAAKRFIQNFSTLRPEVQRRLTLENDDKTFTAQETLDIAEKVGAPMVLDIHHHAVNNNGEDAADLWPRIRQTWSRQESEQSEQAAIVLPPKIHVSSPKSESEPRSHADYVEVGPLFAFLRAIASTTPKLDIMIEAKMKDGALFRLMEDLKMQEGVSVLDQASIQL; encoded by the coding sequence ATGATTATTCGCCTTGGCTATGTGGCTATGTCGACGGTAGTCAAGAACGCATCCCCGTCCAAAACGATGACAGTCACGAACTTCAGCAAGCTTCTGGACCGAGATGCGGCCATTCGGAAGCTTGAGCGACTCGGTTCTGAGAATCTGCAAAATACGCTTAGATTGCTTAGGCACAATCGTGCGCATGATATCATGGTTTTTCGTTTTTCCTCCAGGCTGATCCCGCTCATTGGGCATGAAATGTTAGGTGACTGGGACCCTATTACCATACTATCAGCGGAATTCCAAGAGCTTGGCAGCTACGCTAAGCAATCTGGTATGCGCGTTAGCTTTCATCCGGATCATTTCACCGTGCTGAGTACGCCAAAGGAAGATGTGCTGCGGAAATCAGTGGAGGATCTAGAGCGGCATACGGCTATGCTTAACGCGATGGGGCTGGGTGTGGAAGCCATGTGCAATATTCATGTTGGTGGTTCCTACGGCGATAAAGAGAAAGCGGCGAAGCGATTTATTCAGAATTTTTCCACGTTGCGACCTGAAGTTCAGAGGCGGCTCACCCTTGAGAATGATGATAAAACCTTTACTGCGCAAGAGACACTGGATATTGCAGAAAAGGTGGGAGCGCCTATGGTGCTGGATATTCATCATCATGCGGTCAATAACAACGGGGAGGATGCGGCAGATCTCTGGCCGCGGATCCGACAAACATGGTCGAGACAGGAGAGTGAGCAGTCCGAACAGGCTGCAATCGTACTCCCGCCGAAGATCCATGTTTCAAGTCCAAAAAGTGAAAGTGAACCAAGAAGTCATGCTGATTACGTGGAGGTAGGACCTCTTTTCGCATTCCTACGTGCGATTGCGTCAACCACGCCAAAGCTCGATATTATGATTGAAGCGAAGATGAAAGATGGAGCATTATTTCGCCTCATGGAAGACCTCAAAATGCAAGAGGGAGTTTCGGTTCTTGATCAAGCCTCAATCCAGCTATAA
- a CDS encoding D-alanine--D-alanine ligase → MSRKIRIGLIYGGKSGEHDVSLQTALAVMKAVDFNKYDIIPFYISKKGEWRSGAPLLGPAESKEVLTFSSGETAAAAPASNALAPIFGAIQTKGDVAIAATNTVGTNDTGIDVIFPLLHGTFGEDGTIQGLLEMANIPYVGAGVLASAVGMDKVMMKKVFAQEGLPQCVFRHFTRTEWEKNRAYHLVELETAIGYPCFVKPANLGSSVGISKARNQEELIKAVNFAFQYDRKVIIEENIDAREIEVAVLGNDEPIASVAGEIVSSNEFYDYKAKYMDGKSAMVIPADIPAETAEQIRQLALQAFLAVDGSGLSRVDFFLGKIDQKIYINEINTMPGFTPFSMYPLLWKETGKPYTELLDDLIRLAIERHTAKQSIQYSFDVE, encoded by the coding sequence ATGAGCCGCAAAATACGAATTGGACTTATTTATGGGGGGAAATCCGGAGAGCATGACGTGTCCTTGCAAACAGCATTGGCGGTTATGAAAGCTGTGGACTTCAATAAATATGACATCATACCGTTCTATATATCCAAAAAAGGCGAATGGAGAAGCGGTGCACCCTTATTAGGTCCGGCTGAGTCCAAGGAAGTACTGACTTTTAGCAGTGGAGAGACTGCAGCAGCCGCACCTGCTTCCAATGCTTTGGCACCGATATTCGGGGCCATTCAGACAAAAGGCGATGTGGCTATTGCCGCAACGAATACAGTCGGAACGAACGACACAGGCATAGATGTTATTTTCCCGCTTTTACATGGCACATTCGGTGAAGATGGGACCATTCAAGGATTACTTGAAATGGCCAACATTCCATATGTAGGTGCAGGCGTGCTTGCATCAGCTGTTGGAATGGATAAAGTCATGATGAAGAAGGTCTTCGCACAAGAAGGTCTTCCTCAGTGTGTTTTCCGTCATTTCACTCGTACCGAGTGGGAAAAGAACCGTGCGTATCACCTGGTCGAGCTCGAAACGGCAATCGGATATCCGTGCTTCGTGAAGCCTGCTAATCTAGGCTCGAGTGTCGGTATTTCCAAAGCAAGAAATCAAGAAGAATTAATTAAGGCGGTTAATTTCGCTTTTCAATATGATCGTAAAGTCATTATTGAAGAGAATATCGATGCCCGCGAGATTGAAGTAGCTGTTTTGGGCAATGATGAACCTATTGCTTCTGTTGCTGGTGAAATCGTGTCCTCAAACGAATTTTACGATTACAAAGCGAAATATATGGACGGCAAATCAGCGATGGTTATTCCTGCAGACATCCCCGCCGAAACGGCCGAACAGATTAGACAGCTGGCGCTTCAGGCTTTCTTGGCAGTGGACGGCAGCGGCTTGTCCCGTGTTGATTTTTTCTTAGGCAAAATCGATCAGAAAATCTACATCAATGAAATCAATACGATGCCGGGCTTTACACCATTCAGCATGTACCCGCTGCTATGGAAAGAAACCGGTAAACCATACACAGAGCTGCTGGACGATCTTATTCGTCTGGCTATCGAACGGCATACAGCGAAGCAGAGTATCCAATATTCTTTTGATGTGGAGTAG
- the acnA gene encoding aconitate hydratase AcnA, with the protein MSNKDSFSVRKQLTVGTKSFQYYSLPDFENQGHGTVSNLPVSIRVLLEAAIRQFDGRAITSEHVKQIAGWAEGRDENKEIPFIPARIVLQDFTGVPVVVDLAAMRATMAREGGDPKRINPLVPVDLVIDHSVMVDAFGSPDALDYNINLEFERNEERYRFLRWAQTAFDNFRAVPPSTGIVHQVNLEYLASVAATKTVDGETVVYPDSLVGTDSHTTMINGLGVVGWGVGGIEAEAGMLGQPLYFVAPDVVGFKLTGHLAEGATATDLALTVTQILRKKGVVGKFVEFFGPGLSNISLADRATVANMAPEYGATIGFFPVDNETLNYLRSTGRDADQIALVEAYYKAQGMFRTDSTPDPQFTDVIELDLGAVVPSLAGPKRPQDRVELTNMKESFNSIIRTPIDKGGYGLTDEKIEEVVDVVYPNGETVQMGTGAVVIAAITSCTNTSNPSVMLGAGLVAKKAVARGLRKPTFVKSSLTPGSLVVTEYLIKAGLLEPLEALGFHVAGYGCATCIGNSGPLPEEVSKAIIDNDMTVAAVISGNRNFEGRVHAQVKANYLGSPPLVVAYALAGTVNIDLANDPIGYDQSNQPVYLKDIWPTNQEIQEALGVAMSADMFRDKYSNVFRANERFNQIAIPEGDLYEFDTNSTYIQEPPFFTDLGTVLDDIADIRNAKTLALMGDSVTTDHISPAGNIKVDSPGGKYLIEHGVKKEDFNSYGSRRGNHEVMMRGTFANIRIRNQVAPGTEGGVTTYLPTGEVESIYDASMKYQAEGQNLVVIAGKEYGTGSSRDWAAKGTFLLGVKAVIAESFERIHRSNLVGMGVLPLQFTEGNGWKTLGITGRETFDITGLSNDVQPGSTVKVTATREDGTTFEFNALVRLDSMVDVDYYRNGGILQTVLRQIISEKN; encoded by the coding sequence ATGTCCAATAAGGACTCTTTTTCTGTGCGTAAGCAGTTAACTGTGGGCACGAAATCGTTCCAGTATTACAGTCTTCCTGACTTCGAAAACCAAGGCCACGGAACTGTTAGCAATTTGCCTGTCTCCATTCGCGTATTGCTCGAAGCCGCTATTCGTCAATTCGACGGTCGTGCCATTACAAGTGAACACGTGAAACAAATCGCTGGTTGGGCTGAAGGCCGCGATGAAAACAAAGAAATTCCTTTCATTCCTGCTCGTATCGTTCTTCAGGATTTCACAGGCGTTCCCGTCGTTGTTGACCTTGCGGCAATGCGTGCGACGATGGCTCGTGAAGGCGGAGATCCTAAACGGATCAACCCACTCGTTCCTGTAGACCTTGTTATTGACCACTCTGTTATGGTCGATGCTTTCGGATCCCCGGATGCACTTGACTACAACATTAACCTAGAGTTCGAAAGAAACGAAGAGCGTTACCGTTTCCTACGTTGGGCACAAACGGCGTTCGATAACTTCCGTGCAGTTCCACCTTCAACAGGTATCGTTCACCAAGTTAACTTGGAGTATCTGGCTTCCGTAGCAGCAACGAAAACGGTTGATGGCGAAACGGTTGTTTACCCAGATTCCCTCGTAGGTACAGATTCCCATACTACAATGATCAACGGACTTGGTGTTGTTGGTTGGGGCGTAGGCGGTATTGAAGCTGAGGCTGGTATGCTTGGACAACCGCTTTACTTCGTAGCTCCTGACGTTGTTGGTTTCAAATTGACAGGCCACCTGGCAGAAGGCGCTACAGCAACTGACTTGGCTCTGACTGTTACACAAATTTTGCGTAAAAAAGGCGTTGTTGGTAAATTCGTTGAGTTCTTCGGTCCTGGTCTGAGCAACATTTCCTTGGCTGACCGTGCAACCGTAGCGAACATGGCTCCTGAGTACGGCGCAACAATCGGTTTCTTCCCAGTCGACAACGAAACGTTGAACTACCTGAGAAGCACAGGTCGTGACGCAGATCAAATCGCACTTGTAGAAGCTTACTACAAAGCACAAGGCATGTTCCGTACAGACAGCACTCCAGATCCTCAGTTCACTGATGTCATCGAACTTGATCTTGGCGCAGTAGTACCAAGCTTAGCTGGTCCTAAACGTCCGCAAGACCGTGTTGAGCTTACGAACATGAAGGAGTCTTTCAACTCCATCATCCGTACTCCTATCGACAAAGGCGGCTATGGCCTTACCGATGAGAAAATCGAAGAAGTCGTTGATGTTGTTTATCCAAATGGCGAAACTGTCCAAATGGGTACAGGCGCAGTTGTCATCGCGGCAATCACTTCCTGTACAAACACATCGAACCCAAGCGTAATGCTAGGTGCCGGACTTGTAGCGAAAAAAGCGGTAGCTCGCGGTTTGAGAAAACCAACTTTCGTTAAGAGCTCTTTGACACCAGGTTCCTTGGTAGTTACTGAGTACTTGATTAAAGCAGGCTTGCTTGAGCCTCTAGAAGCCCTAGGCTTCCACGTTGCAGGCTATGGCTGCGCAACTTGTATCGGTAACTCCGGTCCGCTTCCAGAAGAAGTAAGCAAAGCTATCATCGACAACGATATGACAGTGGCTGCCGTTATTTCCGGTAACCGTAACTTCGAAGGCCGCGTACATGCTCAAGTAAAAGCAAACTACCTGGGATCACCTCCACTGGTTGTTGCCTATGCACTTGCAGGAACAGTGAACATTGATTTGGCTAACGATCCAATCGGCTACGACCAAAGCAATCAGCCTGTCTACCTCAAAGACATTTGGCCTACAAACCAAGAGATTCAAGAAGCTCTTGGCGTAGCAATGAGCGCTGACATGTTCCGTGATAAATACAGCAACGTATTCCGTGCGAATGAGCGTTTCAACCAAATCGCGATTCCAGAAGGCGATCTGTATGAGTTCGACACGAACTCCACATACATTCAAGAGCCTCCGTTCTTCACAGATTTGGGCACGGTTCTTGATGATATCGCAGATATTCGCAATGCCAAAACGTTGGCACTTATGGGCGATTCCGTTACAACGGATCACATCTCCCCTGCCGGCAACATTAAAGTTGATAGCCCTGGAGGTAAGTACCTCATCGAGCATGGCGTGAAAAAAGAAGACTTCAACTCCTACGGTTCCCGTCGTGGTAACCACGAAGTGATGATGCGCGGAACGTTCGCGAACATCCGTATTCGTAACCAAGTGGCACCAGGAACAGAAGGCGGCGTAACGACTTACCTGCCAACTGGCGAAGTTGAATCCATCTACGATGCTTCCATGAAGTATCAAGCTGAAGGCCAAAACCTCGTCGTTATCGCGGGTAAAGAGTACGGAACTGGAAGCTCCCGTGACTGGGCGGCAAAAGGTACATTCCTACTTGGCGTCAAAGCCGTTATCGCTGAAAGCTTCGAGCGTATTCACCGCAGTAACCTTGTTGGTATGGGCGTTCTTCCACTTCAATTCACTGAAGGTAATGGTTGGAAAACACTAGGTATCACAGGTCGTGAAACATTCGATATCACTGGTCTGAGCAACGACGTACAACCAGGTTCCACTGTAAAAGTTACAGCTACTCGTGAAGATGGTACAACATTCGAGTTCAATGCACTTGTGCGTCTGGACAGCATGGTTGACGTAGATTACTACCGTAATGGCGGTATCCTGCAAACCGTTCTTCGTCAAATCATTTCTGAGAAAAACTAA
- a CDS encoding amidase domain-containing protein, which yields MSWKTALYNYVHAKNQAEIEGSAAPLEAYVSDSAYVRKQDVKVRRLLDSYRDRDAKLLRGETKLRLTGVKESPQMIIADIQLHRFLNYRIGSVEHLEERIEPERVFIDSAANRWQVRYTESINGEKSLPSKRRGVFLPDLDVSVDGLRRAPSLPYINYSILNSGAQESAPRKIIYNRAKVVQYAETWWQTPNPKYEEFEVDCTNFVSQCLFAGGAPMDYTGKRDLGWWYAGKKGNHELWSFSWAVANSLQTFLSRSRRGLKGHAVDDPRELQPGDTISYDWDGDGRYQHNTIVIGKDANGMPLVNAHTYNSRNRYWAYKDSPAWTERTRYVFVRVADEM from the coding sequence ATGTCCTGGAAAACAGCGCTCTATAACTACGTTCACGCTAAGAACCAGGCAGAGATTGAAGGCTCTGCTGCACCTTTGGAAGCTTATGTCTCAGACAGCGCTTATGTACGGAAACAGGATGTCAAGGTACGAAGGCTCCTGGACAGTTACCGCGACCGTGATGCCAAATTGCTGCGTGGAGAAACGAAGCTGCGTCTTACTGGTGTCAAAGAATCGCCCCAAATGATTATCGCGGATATCCAATTACATCGGTTTCTAAATTATCGGATTGGATCCGTCGAACATCTTGAGGAACGTATTGAACCTGAACGTGTTTTCATTGATAGCGCGGCGAACCGCTGGCAGGTCAGATACACAGAATCAATCAACGGAGAAAAGTCGCTTCCGAGCAAGCGCCGAGGTGTCTTTTTGCCGGATCTTGACGTGTCTGTGGATGGGCTCCGCAGAGCGCCCTCACTTCCTTATATCAATTATAGTATACTCAACAGCGGTGCTCAGGAATCAGCTCCTCGCAAAATCATTTATAATCGTGCCAAAGTGGTCCAGTATGCAGAAACTTGGTGGCAAACCCCGAATCCGAAATACGAGGAATTTGAAGTCGACTGCACGAATTTTGTCTCGCAGTGCCTCTTTGCAGGCGGGGCTCCGATGGACTATACTGGGAAAAGGGATTTGGGCTGGTGGTATGCTGGCAAAAAAGGCAATCACGAGCTTTGGAGCTTTAGTTGGGCGGTTGCCAACAGCTTACAAACATTCCTCTCCCGTAGCCGCAGAGGTCTGAAAGGGCATGCTGTAGATGATCCGAGAGAACTTCAACCGGGAGATACAATTAGCTACGACTGGGATGGCGATGGCCGCTATCAGCACAATACGATTGTGATAGGCAAAGATGCAAACGGGATGCCGTTGGTTAATGCGCATACATATAACAGCCGAAATCGCTATTGGGCTTATAAGGATTCACCTGCTTGGACAGAGAGGACGAGGTACGTTTTCGTTCGAGTCGCTGATGAAATGTAA
- the fabI gene encoding enoyl-ACP reductase FabI: MSQLLTGKNILVMGVANDRSIAWAIAQSLAAQGANLVFTFENERVEERVRKLADTIPGSTLMPCNVTVDAEIETLASTLKEKFGVLHGLVHSIAFAKTEELDGLFVDTSRDGFALAHDISAYSLVAVSKRIYPLMTEGGSIMTMTYLGAERAMKNYNVMGVAKAALEASVRYLANDLGQFGIRVNGISAGPIRTLAAKGIKDFNSILRQVEEKAPLRKTTDTAEVGDTAMFLMSNLSRGITGEVIYVDGGYHIVGI; encoded by the coding sequence ATGAGTCAATTGTTAACTGGAAAAAATATACTTGTAATGGGTGTTGCCAACGACCGCAGCATCGCTTGGGCTATTGCTCAATCCTTAGCGGCACAAGGAGCTAATCTTGTGTTTACGTTTGAAAATGAGCGTGTTGAGGAACGCGTTCGTAAGCTCGCGGACACGATTCCAGGCTCAACCTTGATGCCTTGCAACGTAACGGTAGATGCTGAGATCGAAACACTTGCATCTACACTCAAAGAGAAGTTCGGTGTGCTTCACGGTCTCGTACATAGTATTGCTTTTGCTAAAACCGAAGAGCTGGACGGGCTATTCGTTGACACATCGCGTGATGGTTTCGCATTAGCGCATGATATCAGCGCGTACTCCCTTGTAGCGGTATCCAAACGGATTTACCCGCTGATGACAGAGGGCGGCAGCATCATGACGATGACCTACCTCGGCGCTGAGCGTGCGATGAAGAACTACAACGTCATGGGCGTTGCCAAAGCAGCGCTGGAAGCTAGCGTGCGCTACCTGGCGAATGACCTCGGCCAATTCGGCATTCGCGTGAACGGTATCTCCGCTGGCCCGATTCGTACCTTGGCTGCCAAGGGCATCAAAGATTTCAACTCCATCCTGCGCCAAGTGGAAGAGAAAGCGCCGCTGCGCAAAACAACGGATACAGCCGAAGTAGGCGACACAGCGATGTTCCTCATGAGCAATCTGTCCCGCGGCATCACGGGTGAAGTTATCTATGTAGATGGCGGATATCATATCGTTGGCATTTAA
- a CDS encoding alpha/beta hydrolase yields the protein MSTTSLTPGTGSLQPTLEQVVTRPLLRKKRLVFTILISFLILCTSLLLGFHAYIAWTLARPHIDPLYSDPMRAVGLPYNNVTFPSLNGTSNLDGWFIPGKSDKTVIFSHGYGGNREELWVPIYNLARELHLQNYNVLMFDYGYVHPNSKRIMTGGIQESQELLGAIHYIKQVSSGPIYIWGFSMGAGTALQTALQSGNDISGMILDSTFLLNPDTLYHNMKQVVNVPKFPSLPLVRLFFPLLNGVSLQEVPYNKVTSTAYPMPIFFIHGTEDYKAPYGMVEDMFKQQKDSESKLWIIPKAQHELLYRAEPKTYMRRTMNFLNSISSTPLQANLGIPSSL from the coding sequence ATGTCAACAACATCTCTAACCCCTGGAACTGGTTCACTACAACCCACACTCGAGCAAGTGGTCACCCGACCGCTTTTGCGCAAAAAAAGGCTGGTTTTCACCATCCTCATTTCATTTCTAATCCTATGCACTTCTTTACTTCTTGGTTTTCACGCCTATATTGCTTGGACACTGGCTAGGCCGCATATTGACCCGCTTTATTCGGATCCGATGAGAGCTGTTGGTCTTCCTTACAACAATGTAACCTTTCCCAGTCTGAATGGCACGTCAAACCTAGACGGTTGGTTCATACCTGGTAAGTCCGACAAAACGGTTATCTTCTCCCATGGTTACGGCGGCAATCGCGAAGAACTCTGGGTTCCCATTTACAACTTAGCCCGCGAGCTTCATTTGCAAAACTACAATGTACTCATGTTCGACTATGGCTATGTGCACCCTAACAGTAAAAGAATTATGACTGGCGGCATTCAAGAATCGCAAGAGCTGCTTGGCGCCATCCATTATATCAAGCAGGTTTCCAGCGGTCCTATCTACATTTGGGGCTTCTCTATGGGAGCAGGAACAGCCTTACAGACTGCTCTTCAAAGTGGCAACGATATTTCGGGGATGATTCTGGACAGCACTTTTTTGCTCAATCCAGACACACTCTATCACAATATGAAGCAAGTCGTTAACGTCCCTAAATTTCCATCTCTACCGCTTGTACGCTTATTCTTCCCTTTGCTCAATGGCGTAAGCTTACAAGAAGTGCCTTACAACAAAGTAACTTCAACAGCTTATCCGATGCCGATTTTCTTCATCCATGGTACGGAAGATTACAAAGCACCCTATGGCATGGTAGAAGATATGTTCAAACAGCAAAAAGACTCCGAATCCAAACTATGGATTATCCCAAAAGCGCAGCATGAGTTGCTGTACCGGGCAGAGCCCAAAACGTATATGCGCCGAACGATGAATTTCCTTAACAGTATCTCGTCTACCCCCTTGCAAGCTAACCTTGGTATTCCCTCCTCCCTATAA
- a CDS encoding IclR family transcriptional regulator, producing the protein MEDGKLTVRAVERALDIMLCFTGASELTLTEIASRAQLHKSTVHRLLASLEGKGFIMRDGSTDKYRLGYRLWELSANLSKEGDPGIILLPEMERLRDQLGETISLYVQDGLERVRVQAVQSNHAIRRVAPVGARMPLYVGASSKVLVAFAEPALQEQLLASADWPTGLDQSAFLQQLSDTRRAGFATSVEEREPGAAAVSAPVLDRGGRLVAALAVSGPANRLTLELMQEQAPLIVEAARRMGTMLR; encoded by the coding sequence ATGGAAGATGGCAAACTGACGGTGCGTGCTGTAGAGCGCGCTTTAGATATTATGCTTTGTTTCACCGGGGCGTCGGAATTGACGCTGACCGAAATAGCAAGTCGTGCCCAGCTTCACAAAAGCACGGTGCACCGCCTTCTGGCATCCCTAGAAGGCAAAGGATTCATCATGCGCGATGGCTCGACGGATAAATACAGACTCGGTTATCGTCTATGGGAGTTGTCTGCTAACCTCTCCAAAGAGGGAGACCCTGGCATCATTCTGCTGCCGGAGATGGAACGGCTGCGGGATCAACTCGGCGAGACGATCTCGTTGTACGTGCAGGACGGCTTGGAGCGTGTACGCGTCCAAGCCGTACAGAGCAACCACGCCATTCGCCGCGTTGCCCCAGTCGGGGCGCGAATGCCCTTATACGTCGGCGCCTCGAGCAAGGTGCTCGTCGCCTTCGCTGAGCCAGCGCTGCAGGAGCAGCTTCTAGCCTCGGCCGATTGGCCGACTGGGCTAGATCAGTCTGCGTTCCTGCAGCAGCTCAGTGACACCCGACGCGCTGGCTTCGCCACGAGCGTCGAAGAGCGCGAACCCGGTGCGGCGGCTGTGTCCGCACCGGTTCTGGACCGCGGCGGCCGGCTTGTGGCCGCCCTCGCGGTCTCGGGTCCAGCGAACCGGCTCACGCTGGAGCTGATGCAAGAGCAGGCGCCGCTCATTGTGGAGGCGGCGCGGCGTATGGGAACGATGCTGCGCTAG